A section of the Kluyveromyces lactis strain NRRL Y-1140 chromosome F complete sequence genome encodes:
- the PFK26 gene encoding 6-phosphofructo-2-kinase (similar to uniprot|P40433 Saccharomyces cerevisiae YIL107C PFK26 6-phosphofructo-2-kinase inhibited by phosphoenolpyruvate and sn-glycerol 3-phosphate has negligible fructose-2 6-bisphosphatase activity transcriptional regulation involves protein kinase A), protein MFRRVSFSEHVLVSSSDSELEPTQSIEDKRHDQATQLKMDENEDGIYEVDNLPQFQKRPLSDTPVVSRFQSPSSSVETSAETSPQSSRSTSPTGSPVLGPVTEEQLSSENGFQSGAEDWQDQSMLENHPPSHMVPKRRPTTIDVPGLTKSKTSPDGIISQKDPGSKLIIIMVGLPATGKSFITNKLSRYLNYSMYYCKVFNVGNTRRQFAKEHNMKEQDSNFFDPDDEHSKMLRNKWALDTLDQLLEYLLNGPGSVGIFDATNSTKERRRMILKKIHERNKFIKVLFLESICSDKETVEKNIRMKLLGPDYKGKDPESSLSDFKGRLSNYMKKYETIEDDENVPYIKMIDIGKKIVSYDIQGFLASQTVYYLLNFNLAERQIWITRSGESEFNVSGKIGGDSQLTKRGLKYARALARFMEEQRKLFNENQMKEHLKVCTQDTKHEFTPTEFFVWTSMKKRAMATACTFNDRHFDIKQMKMLDELSAGDFDGLTYEEILLRSPEEYEERLLDKLRYRYPGIGGESYMDVINRLRPVITEIERITDNLLIVTHRVVARVLLGYFLNLSKDVITNLDVPLHSVYCLEPKPYGVSWYLYEYNEETDTFSKVPHTDLNTTKVKEVGLVHQERRYSIIPTAPSSATSGKSRSVSHSSSFTTTSSGGQSSNRLPHNLPYSSSTNMSGASRSVHPARQLPPYRTNPSLLARTMSRNHSSDHVGILKRSVSPRELANSIELDKLNEKLSKLATNEKSKSDTTPQAPPLSRSQSETMSPHTS, encoded by the coding sequence ATGTTTAGAAGAGTTTCGTTCTCTGAACATGTTTTGGTTTCTAGTTCAGATTCCGAGTTGGAACCTACACAGTCCATCGAAGATAAGAGACATGATCAAGCGAcacaattgaaaatggaTGAGAATGAGGATGGAATCTACGAGGTTGATAATTTACCTCAGTTTCAAAAGCGGCCTTTAAGTGATACGCCCGTTGTTTCTAGGTTCCAGTCTCCCAGTAGTTCAGTAGAGACTTCTGCTGAGACGTCTCCTCAAAGTTCAAGGAGCACTTCACCAACTGGGTCTCCTGTGTTGGGACCGGTCACTGAAGAACAACTTTCTTCCGAGAATGGGTTCCAAAGCGGCGCAGAAGATTGGCAGGACCAGTCGATGCTTGAAAATCACCCACCGTCTCATATGGTACCGAAAAGGAGGCCCACCACTATCGATGTGCCGGGGTTGACAAAATCTAAGACTTCTCCCGATGGTATTATATCTCAAAAGGATCCGGGGTCCAAGTTGATCATCATAATGGTCGGGTTGCCTGCGACAGGAAAATCGTTCATTACAAATAAATTATCCAGGTACTTGAACTATTCCATGTATTATTGTAAAGTGTTCAATGTGGGTAATACTAGAAGGCAATTTGCAAAAGAACATAACATGAAGGAACAggattcaaatttttttgatcCGGACGACGAGCATTCCAAGATGTTAAGGAATAAATGGGCTCTTGACACTTTGGACCAACTTTTAGAATATTTATTGAATGGCCCAGGCTCAGTTGGAATCTTTGATGCAACTAATTCCACTAAAGAAAGGCGTAGGATGATTCTTAAAAAGATTcatgaaagaaataaattcatcaaagttTTGTTCCTAGAAAGTATTTGTTCGGATAAAGAGACCGtcgaaaagaatataagAATGAAACTACTGGGACCAGATTATAAGGGGAAAGATCCTGAGTCATCTTTATCAGATTTCAAGGGAAGATTGTCTAATTATATGAAAAAGTATGAGACCATCGAAGACGATGAAAATGTTCCATACATCAAGATGATCGACATTGGtaaaaaaattgtttccTATGATATACAGGGATTCTTGGCTTCACAAACAGTATACTATCTATTAAACTTCAATCTTGCTGAGAGACAAATCTGGATTACAAGGAGTGGTGAAAGTGAATTTAACGTCTCTGGTAAAATCGGTGGTGATTCTCAACTAACTAAACGTGGTTTGAAATATGCAAGAGCTTTAGCCAGGTTTATGGAGGAACAAAGAAAGCTTTTCAATGAGAATCAAATGAAAGAACACTTGAAAGTTTGCACTCAAGATACCAAACATGAGTTTACGCCGACAGAATTTTTTGTATGGacatcaatgaaaaaaagagcTATGGCTACCGCATGCACTTTTAATGACAGGCATTTTGACATTAAACAAATGAAAATGTTAGATGAGTTAAGTGCAGGTGATTTTGATGGGCTTACATACGAAGAAATATTGCTACGCTCTCCTGAAGAATATGAAGAAAGGCTTCTAGACAAGTTAAGGTATAGATATCCTGGCATTGGAGGTGAATCTTATATGGATGTTATTAACAGGTTACGCCCTGTGATTACAGAAATAGAAAGAATTACGGATAATCTTCTAATCGTCACGCATCGAGTGGTAGCAAGAGTTTTACTTGGTTATTTTTTGAACTTGAGTAAGGACGTTATTACAAATTTGGATGTCCCCCTACATTCCGTGTACTGTTTGGAGCCCAAACCATATGGTGTAAGCTGGTATCTATATGAATATAACGAAGAAACAGACACATTTTCTAAGGTACCACATACTGACTTGAATACAACTAAGGTTAAAGAGGTCGGTTTAGtccatcaagaaagaagatacTCAATCATACCTACTGCTCCATCCTCTGCCACCAGCGGAAAGTCCAGGAGTGTTAGCCATAGCAGTAGCTTCACAACAACCAGCAGTGGAGGACAGTCTTCGAATCGGTTGCCACATAATCTACCGTACTCTTCCTCCACAAATATGTCAGGTGCCTCTAGATCTGTTCACCCAGCTAGACAACTTCCACCATATCGGACAAATCCCAGCTTATTGGCCAGGACAATGTCTCGTAACCATAGCTCAGACCATGTTggaattttgaaaagaagtGTTTCTCCTAGGGAACTAGCTAACTCGATTGAATTAGATAAGTTAAATGAAAAGCTATCAAAATTGGCTACtaatgaaaaatcaaagagtGACACTACACCTCAGGCTCCCCCTCTTTCTAGAAGTCAGAGTGAAACAATGTCCCCTCATACAAGTTGA
- a CDS encoding putative metalloendopeptidase (similar to uniprot|P40483 Saccharomyces cerevisiae YIL108W Hypothetical ORF) has translation MSQIQFYNIKNGEEVHTPALIVHGNINTNANSVQVHHSQLPPLTFPVNNHGFKCIISLTPGENLLWFTGNDNSTAQLTIQYVPLLQNPPIHLCLLLAKDSPLKYDAPAVQIRKEGGNGLDLAIKKLRTGARIMQAFTNEQMVRNGVGQRTFRFVEEFTKDTLLKDDELRNTVKIHILKSEKTTVELRDINIAQQNPNAKDAGGLFGIAMKELERYGAPFNDNYNTSQAAVMFMDSHWDKKLKLITAHAALGGGTNKIKLAIFGSHGLYSWPTCFQDIVPYFLDDTRASTSEVANDCNQCGTHWECLAITLGAFMHEIGHLLGCPHQENGVMLRDYMTLNRSFLTKEAYSLRTNSYGAQSPIYPKLECTWHRLDILRFLYHPSFALPQDFYDPQLLRPGQLDHWKYQKATLFPMGNQTASIKSESGIYCIEIICGEFGKAHLEYLPKQHGGVGPQKEILVTLDQLRSMIPPAQVPEFGNKFNIKVHSINAATAEFTNFPEIINVKPISMKEYGFGNNVLGVKSTLLGNANRGSPTGLVPIKVEQCYIVRVYHGAALDGIRFYAKDTSEAPQIPPRTYAGKVSSIFKGAKDVMTSGPSVLFGKETANYSDLRLESNEYITGFNVRAGAWIDAIQVITSKGRLSEMFGSKSGGSLGTLTPPPNKKVLAIYGNVSSWVDAVGIVFEA, from the coding sequence ATGTCCCAAATCCAATTTTACAACATCAAGAACGGAGAAGAGGTTCATACACCCGCACTTATTGTCCACGGAAATATAAATACAAATGCCAATTCTGTCCAAGTGCATCATTCGCAGCTCCCTCCCTTAACGTTTCCCGTTAACAACCACGGATTCAAGTGCATTATTTCTTTGACTCCTGGTGAAAACTTACTATGGTTCACTGGAAATGACAATTCTACGGCGCAATTAACTATTCAATACGTACCATTGTTACAGAACCCGCCAATTCATCTATGTCTACTACTCGCTAAAGATTCTCCTCTGAAATATGATGCACCAGCTGTACAGATTCGTAAGGAGGGTGGTAACGGTCTCGATTTGGCCataaagaaattgagaaCTGGTGCACGGATCATGCAAGCTTTCACTAATGAACAAATGGTTCGTAACGGCGTCGGTCAAAGAACTTTCCGATTCGTGGAAGAATTCACGAAGGATACCCTCCTAAAGGATGACGAGTTAAGAAACACCGTTAAGATTCATATTCTAAAAAGTGAGAAGACTACCGTGGAGCTAAGAGATATTAATATCGCACAACAGAATCCTAATGCAAAAGATGCAGGTGGCTTATTTGGTATAGCTATGAAGGAATTAGAAAGATATGGTGCACCATTTAATGACAACTATAACACTTCTCAAGCTGCTGTCATGTTCATGGATAGTCATTGGGAcaaaaaactgaaattgATTACTGCGCATGCCGCTCTCGGTGGTGGTACAAATAAGATCAAACTTGCAATTTTCGGTTCCCATGGTCTGTATTCTTGGCCTACTTGCTTTCAAGACATTGTTCCTTACTTTTTAGATGATACCAGAGCAAGCACCTCTGAAGTAGCCAATGATTGTAACCAGTGCGGTACCCACTGGGAATGTCTCGCAATTACACTAGGTGCATTCATGCATGAAATAGGACACTTGCTAGGCTGTCCACATCAAGAAAATGGGGTAATGTTAAGAGATTACATGACTTTGAACAGATCGTTCCTTACCAAAGAAGCTTACAGTTTAAGAACTAATTCATATGGTGCCCAATCTCCAATATATCCTAAACTCGAATGTACATGGCACAGATTGGATATTCTTCGATTCTTATACCATCCCAGCTTTGCACTACCTCAAGACTTTTATGATCCGCAATTATTAAGACCAGGTCAGCTAGATCATTGGAAATATCAGAAGGCCACCTTGTTCCCGATGGGAAATCAAACTGCAAGTATTAAATCGGAATCAGGTATCTACTGTATTGAAATAATATGTGGTGAGTTCGGGAAAGCCCACTTGGAATATCTACCAAAACAACATGGTGGTGTAGGACCCCAAAAGGAAATCTTAGTTACTCTGGATCAGCTGCGTTCCATGATTCCTCCTGCTCAAGTTCCTGAGTTCGGTAACAAGTTCAATATAAAAGTTCACTCCATTAACGCTGCTACCGCTGAATTTACCAACTTTCCGGAGATAATCAATGTTAAGCCAATTTCCATGAAAGAATATGGTTTCGGAAATAACGTTCTAGGTGTTAAATCTACACTATTAGGTAACGCCAACCGTGGTAGTCCAACTGGTTTAGTTCCAATTAAAGTTGAGCAATGCTACATCGTGCGCGTTTATCATGGCGCAGCTTTAGATGGTATCAGATTTTATGCTAAGGACACATCAGAAGCTCCTCAGATTCCTCCACGCACTTACGCCGGAAAGGTGTCTAGCATATTTAAAGGTGCAAAAGATGTTATGACAAGTGGTCCATCAGTATTATTTGGGAAGGAGACTGCTAATTATAGTGATCTAAGACTGGAATCCAACGAATATATAACAGGATTCAACGTTAGAGCAGGTGCTTGGATAGACGCGATCCAGGTAATTACAAGCAAAGGTAGATTATCTGAAATGTTCGGATCAAAATCTGGAGGTTCATTGGGAACACTAACCCCGCCTCCGAATAAGAAAGTCTTGGCAATATACGGAAATGTCAGCAGTTGGGTTGACGCAGTAGGAATAGTTTTCGAGGCTTGA